A single window of Sporosarcina sp. Marseille-Q4943 DNA harbors:
- the phnX gene encoding phosphonoacetaldehyde hydrolase translates to MNKVEGVIFDWAGTTVDFGCFAPVNVFVDIFKNAGIDVTMEEARGPMGMLKIDHIRAMLSMPRIAALWEEKYGRPFNEQDVENLYAEFEPALMASLVDYTNPIPGVVETVEALRKQELKIGSTTGYTANMMDVVVPQALKNGYGPDYYVTPDDTDSIGRPYPYMIYRNMERLKLSAPWKVVKVGDTISDIKEGVNAGVWSVGVVVGSSEMGLSLDEYNALTQSDKETIIARTARTFRQNGADFTIQTMRELPELIETINNHLSEGKRPHSMQE, encoded by the coding sequence ATGAACAAAGTAGAAGGCGTAATTTTCGATTGGGCTGGGACGACGGTCGATTTTGGCTGCTTTGCACCTGTCAATGTATTTGTAGATATCTTTAAAAATGCGGGGATTGACGTCACGATGGAAGAAGCGAGAGGGCCGATGGGGATGTTGAAAATCGATCACATCCGCGCAATGTTGTCCATGCCGAGAATCGCTGCATTATGGGAAGAGAAATATGGAAGACCTTTTAACGAGCAAGATGTTGAGAATTTGTATGCTGAATTTGAACCTGCACTGATGGCTTCATTGGTGGATTATACAAATCCGATCCCGGGCGTCGTTGAGACGGTTGAAGCATTACGGAAGCAAGAGTTGAAAATCGGCTCGACAACAGGCTATACAGCGAACATGATGGACGTCGTCGTTCCGCAAGCCTTGAAAAATGGCTATGGTCCGGATTATTATGTGACCCCGGATGACACGGATTCTATTGGAAGACCCTATCCGTATATGATTTATCGAAATATGGAACGGCTTAAACTATCGGCCCCGTGGAAGGTAGTAAAAGTAGGCGACACCATTTCAGATATTAAAGAGGGCGTTAACGCGGGTGTTTGGTCAGTAGGAGTCGTGGTCGGCAGCTCAGAAATGGGTTTAAGCTTGGATGAATATAATGCATTAACGCAATCTGACAAAGAAACAATTATTGCTAGAACAGCACGCACCTTTAGGCAAAACGGGGCAGACTTTACGATTCAAACAATGCGTGAACTTCCTGAGCTAATTGAAACGATTAATAATCATCTTTCAGAAGGTAAGAGACCTCATTCAATGCAAGAATGA
- a CDS encoding sensor histidine kinase: protein MKSKSLQSRIFSYGALFVSLIAIIIGVSFYFTMSHGIEKQIGIRALSIAQTTAARPDVIAAFEEDDPTKFLQPIAEAVRLQTGAEYVVIGNSEGIRYAHPVVERIGQKMVGDDNERALHLGESYVSKATGTLGPALRGKTPVFNDEGDIVGVISVGYLNEDISSIFFEYIDNISYIVLIAIVLGIIGSSVLARNIKKELFNLEPAEIANLFTERNALIESVREGIIMVDANGVITTVNAAAFETLSIPGQTELIGKTIQEVLPNTLLPKVLETGERHLDRPMEIHGRKVIVNRIPIRANDRIIGAVSTFRLQSEIDQLAMELSQVKRYTEALRAQTHEYNNFLYTISGLIQLHSYDEALSLIHDETAEHQSLIQFVTKRLKDPFLGGIVIGFFNRARELKVRFLLDEDSFLKELPAHLEKTHFVSIIGNLVTNAFEAVEMNSEVKRMVRIFIFDNGEEILFEVEDSGKGIANEVLEALFQEKVSTKDVEDRGYGLLKVAENVEDLGGSITVEKGDLGGALFIISIPKRGVLNATN, encoded by the coding sequence ATGAAATCGAAATCCTTGCAATCTCGCATTTTTTCATATGGCGCATTGTTCGTATCCCTCATTGCGATCATCATCGGTGTTTCGTTCTATTTCACGATGTCGCATGGAATTGAGAAACAGATCGGCATACGAGCGCTGAGCATCGCGCAAACAACGGCCGCTCGTCCTGATGTGATCGCAGCTTTTGAAGAGGATGACCCAACCAAATTTCTCCAACCGATTGCAGAAGCCGTCCGCCTGCAAACCGGAGCTGAATATGTCGTCATCGGGAACAGTGAAGGCATCCGGTACGCTCATCCCGTCGTCGAGCGGATCGGACAAAAGATGGTCGGCGACGATAATGAACGCGCGCTTCACCTCGGGGAATCGTATGTTTCGAAGGCGACCGGGACACTCGGTCCTGCGTTGCGCGGGAAAACGCCTGTCTTCAATGACGAAGGTGATATTGTCGGGGTCATTTCTGTCGGCTATTTGAATGAAGACATTTCCTCCATATTCTTTGAGTACATCGACAACATCTCTTACATCGTCCTAATCGCCATCGTTCTCGGCATCATCGGCTCAAGTGTCCTTGCAAGAAACATCAAGAAAGAACTATTCAATCTCGAGCCTGCGGAAATTGCTAATTTATTCACCGAACGGAATGCGCTCATCGAGTCGGTTCGCGAAGGCATCATCATGGTCGACGCGAATGGCGTCATTACAACAGTGAACGCGGCCGCCTTTGAAACGCTATCGATTCCAGGGCAAACGGAACTGATCGGCAAGACAATCCAGGAAGTGCTTCCGAACACCCTCTTGCCGAAAGTGCTGGAAACGGGGGAGCGGCATCTCGATCGGCCGATGGAGATTCACGGGAGGAAAGTCATCGTCAACCGTATCCCGATTCGGGCAAATGATCGGATCATCGGCGCCGTATCCACATTCCGTCTTCAATCAGAAATTGACCAGCTTGCAATGGAATTGTCGCAAGTGAAACGGTACACGGAAGCGCTTCGAGCACAGACGCATGAATATAATAATTTCCTGTACACGATTTCAGGGCTTATCCAGCTTCATTCATACGACGAGGCGCTTAGCTTGATTCATGACGAGACGGCAGAACACCAATCCCTCATCCAGTTTGTGACGAAGCGATTGAAAGATCCATTCCTCGGTGGAATCGTCATCGGTTTCTTCAACCGGGCAAGGGAATTGAAAGTCCGTTTCCTGCTCGACGAAGACAGCTTTCTAAAAGAGCTGCCGGCCCATTTGGAGAAGACCCATTTCGTCTCCATCATCGGGAATTTGGTGACGAATGCATTTGAAGCGGTTGAGATGAATTCGGAAGTGAAGAGGATGGTCCGCATTTTCATTTTCGATAACGGGGAGGAGATATTGTTTGAAGTGGAGGATTCGGGGAAGGGTATCGCGAATGAAGTATTAGAAGCTTTATTCCAGGAAAAAGTTTCGACGAAAGATGTGGAAGACAGAGGATATGGTCTTTTGAAAGTGGCGGAGAACGTCGAGGACTTAGGCGGCTCCATCACAGTGGAAAAAGGGGATTTGGGTGGTGCACTGTTCATCATATCCATTCCGAAAAGGGGGGTACTGAATGCGACCAATTGA
- a CDS encoding response regulator: protein MRPIEVLIIEDDKRIADIHRRFIEKIEGFTVVGAAHSGEEAKDWVQALSPDLVLLDVYLPDALGTEIMGFIHENSPETDIIFITAAAEVDIVKKAYRRGVADYILKPLTFDRFKESLHSYKAKREKLAGDGVMKEDSIQFLWNKTNAAAENPEVLPPKGIDPITKEKVVSHMKQVDGGMTAETLGVDIGVSRSTARRYLEYLVSEKQAYTELIYGSVGRPERRYFIQRR from the coding sequence ATGCGACCAATTGAAGTTCTTATCATTGAAGATGATAAGCGGATTGCTGATATCCATCGTCGATTCATCGAAAAAATAGAAGGCTTCACGGTTGTCGGAGCCGCGCATTCCGGCGAGGAGGCGAAGGATTGGGTGCAGGCGCTGTCGCCGGATCTCGTGCTGCTTGATGTCTACTTGCCTGATGCGCTCGGTACGGAAATCATGGGTTTCATTCACGAAAATAGCCCTGAAACGGACATCATTTTCATTACGGCGGCAGCTGAAGTCGATATCGTGAAAAAAGCATATCGACGAGGCGTAGCCGATTATATATTGAAGCCGCTCACATTCGATCGGTTCAAGGAAAGCCTTCATTCGTACAAAGCGAAAAGGGAGAAGCTTGCGGGTGACGGAGTAATGAAAGAGGATTCCATCCAGTTCTTGTGGAATAAAACAAATGCGGCAGCAGAAAATCCGGAAGTCCTTCCCCCAAAAGGGATCGACCCGATAACGAAGGAGAAAGTCGTCAGCCATATGAAACAAGTCGATGGGGGAATGACAGCGGAAACGCTCGGCGTGGATATAGGCGTGAGCCGTTCGACTGCAAGACGCTATTTGGAATACCTCGTGTCAGAGAAACAGGCTTATACCGAGCTTATTTACGGTTCAGTCGGACGCCCTGAAAGAAGGTATTTCATTCAACGACGATGA
- a CDS encoding tripartite tricarboxylate transporter substrate binding protein: MKWRKLKIVALASVMALSLAACSKNDGAKGSSSKYPEQNITIVAPSGAGGGWDLTARAIAKTMNDTKLIEKPITVENKPGGGGAVYMAEFATKEVKNDYALLVKSPPLLINNNKAEGNSPYGYKDTTPLAQLTRDYGAIVVKADSEFKTLKDVLEAIKKDAKSVTLAGGSAPGSMDHLVGILPAFEYGIDPKTVKYVSYDGGGEAVAALLGGNADVIATDASTIGQYVKSGDVRVLAVSSSERLGGELTEVPTFKEEGIDAEFTIWRGLFGPKEMSDAAVDYWTEKLKEMVEKDEWKAELERNGWESEYRGSDDFTKYLEDQDKVIVELLTALGMQK, encoded by the coding sequence ATGAAGTGGAGAAAGTTAAAGATAGTTGCCTTGGCAAGTGTTATGGCACTCAGCTTGGCGGCATGTTCAAAGAATGACGGAGCAAAGGGGAGCTCCTCGAAATATCCTGAGCAAAATATAACGATTGTCGCGCCATCCGGAGCTGGCGGGGGATGGGATTTGACGGCTCGCGCCATTGCGAAAACGATGAATGACACGAAGCTGATTGAAAAACCGATCACCGTTGAGAACAAACCAGGTGGCGGCGGCGCTGTGTACATGGCGGAGTTTGCAACGAAAGAAGTGAAGAATGACTACGCTTTGTTGGTGAAATCTCCACCTCTTTTAATTAATAACAATAAGGCGGAAGGGAACAGCCCTTACGGCTATAAGGATACGACGCCATTGGCGCAATTGACGCGTGATTACGGCGCAATCGTCGTAAAAGCGGATTCGGAATTCAAGACGCTGAAGGACGTGCTGGAAGCGATTAAGAAAGACGCAAAATCGGTCACGCTTGCGGGCGGATCTGCGCCAGGATCGATGGATCATCTTGTCGGAATCCTGCCTGCTTTCGAATATGGCATTGACCCGAAAACAGTGAAATATGTATCGTATGATGGCGGCGGAGAAGCTGTTGCGGCGCTGCTTGGAGGCAATGCGGATGTCATTGCGACGGATGCTTCGACAATCGGGCAATACGTGAAATCCGGCGATGTCCGTGTGCTTGCTGTCAGTTCATCAGAGCGTCTAGGCGGCGAATTGACTGAAGTGCCGACATTTAAAGAAGAAGGCATCGACGCGGAGTTCACAATTTGGCGTGGTCTATTCGGACCGAAGGAAATGTCCGATGCAGCAGTCGATTACTGGACGGAAAAGTTGAAAGAAATGGTTGAGAAGGATGAGTGGAAAGCGGAACTTGAGAGAAACGGCTGGGAAAGCGAATACCGTGGCTCTGACGATTTCACGAAATACTTGGAAGACCAAGACAAAGTCATTGTTGAACTTCTAACTGCACTTGGTATGCAAAAATAA
- a CDS encoding tripartite tricarboxylate transporter TctB family protein encodes MSKTFDRYASIAFLLIGLLFAIESMKISSSAYGSTVGPKIFPLGLGIVFILLSLRLLYETFKYKTEAAATEKLQYKKFLIILVSAALYAFLLEKIGYVISTFLFLLIAFQTMERGRIIPTVIIAAVFSFGVYYFFAEFLGGSLPGFPTF; translated from the coding sequence ATGAGTAAAACATTCGATCGTTATGCAAGCATCGCTTTTTTACTAATTGGTCTTTTATTTGCCATTGAAAGTATGAAAATTTCTAGTAGTGCGTACGGGTCGACAGTTGGACCGAAGATCTTTCCGTTGGGGCTCGGCATCGTTTTCATTTTATTAAGTTTGCGGTTGCTGTACGAGACGTTCAAATACAAAACGGAAGCAGCAGCCACGGAGAAACTTCAATATAAAAAGTTCCTCATTATTCTTGTGAGTGCAGCGTTGTATGCGTTCTTACTGGAGAAGATCGGCTACGTCATTTCCACGTTCCTTTTTTTGCTCATTGCATTCCAGACGATGGAACGAGGAAGGATCATTCCGACTGTCATCATCGCCGCGGTATTTTCATTTGGCGTCTATTATTTCTTTGCGGAATTTCTTGGTGGCTCATTGCCCGGATTCCCGACGTTTTAA
- a CDS encoding tripartite tricarboxylate transporter permease — protein sequence MSTLQFLADGFATAFQWHNLLFAFIGVVIGTAVGVLPGIGPMSGVALLIPVTATITSGMPSSAAAASSIILLAGVYYGAMYGGSTTSILLNTPGESSSVVTTLDGYQMARQGRAGAALAIAAIGSFCAGIISLIGLVLLAEPLSNVAIKFGPAEYFSLMLLGLAAVSGLAGKSMTKALLMTVFGLMLGTIGIDAVSGIARFTYNQPILFSGLEFLTIAVGLFALGEVFKTVLERDNEEGTIAKINRILPTKQDMKDSSVPIVRGSLLGFFIGVLPGAGATLASFFSYMTEKKFSKRPETFGHGNIAGVAGPESANNAASGGAMIPLLTLGIPGSGTTAILMGALIMYNIQPGPLLFDEHPEVAWGLIASMFIGNLMLLILNMPLVRVFAKVIQTPKKYLLPIIVAISFFGVYAVQYTTFDLYLLLGCGVLGYLLSKNDYPVAPLVLALVLGPMIENNMRRALTISNGDFSIFVTKPLSLVFIIAAAAWLLIPLLLKMKGRAVIVEEEG from the coding sequence ATGAGCACATTACAATTTTTGGCTGACGGTTTCGCGACCGCCTTCCAATGGCATAACCTATTATTTGCCTTCATTGGTGTCGTTATCGGAACAGCTGTCGGTGTGCTGCCCGGCATCGGCCCGATGAGTGGGGTGGCCCTTCTCATTCCGGTCACGGCAACAATCACGTCCGGGATGCCGTCAAGTGCGGCAGCCGCCAGCTCCATCATTTTACTCGCCGGCGTCTACTACGGCGCGATGTATGGAGGATCGACAACTTCGATTTTATTAAACACTCCCGGAGAATCCTCTTCTGTTGTCACAACGCTTGACGGTTATCAAATGGCGAGGCAAGGCCGGGCAGGGGCGGCATTGGCGATCGCAGCAATCGGATCGTTTTGTGCGGGAATCATTTCCCTCATCGGTCTTGTCCTATTGGCAGAACCGCTGTCCAATGTAGCCATCAAATTCGGGCCGGCGGAGTACTTTTCATTAATGTTGCTAGGCTTGGCAGCAGTCAGCGGTCTTGCCGGAAAATCGATGACGAAAGCTTTGCTAATGACGGTCTTCGGACTGATGCTTGGAACGATCGGCATCGACGCGGTCTCGGGAATCGCCCGTTTTACATACAACCAACCGATCCTATTCTCAGGTCTCGAATTTTTGACAATTGCAGTCGGGCTTTTCGCGCTTGGTGAAGTGTTCAAGACAGTGTTGGAACGGGACAATGAGGAAGGGACAATTGCAAAAATCAACCGTATCCTTCCGACGAAGCAGGATATGAAAGACAGCTCCGTACCGATTGTCCGCGGCTCCTTGCTCGGATTTTTCATCGGTGTGCTTCCAGGCGCAGGTGCGACGCTTGCTTCCTTCTTCTCGTATATGACAGAGAAGAAATTCAGCAAACGCCCAGAGACGTTCGGCCATGGGAATATCGCAGGGGTTGCCGGTCCGGAATCTGCGAATAACGCAGCTTCGGGCGGCGCAATGATCCCCTTGCTGACGCTCGGCATTCCGGGTTCCGGTACGACAGCCATCTTGATGGGCGCGCTCATCATGTACAATATCCAGCCAGGCCCGCTGCTCTTTGATGAGCATCCCGAAGTGGCGTGGGGGCTTATTGCAAGTATGTTCATCGGCAACTTGATGTTGCTCATCTTGAATATGCCGCTCGTCCGTGTATTTGCGAAAGTCATTCAGACGCCGAAGAAATATTTATTGCCGATCATTGTGGCGATTTCCTTTTTCGGTGTGTATGCAGTGCAATATACGACGTTCGATTTGTATTTATTGCTCGGGTGCGGCGTGCTCGGCTATTTATTGTCGAAAAACGATTACCCGGTCGCACCTCTCGTCCTTGCGCTCGTTCTAGGACCGATGATCGAGAACAATATGCGTCGGGCACTGACGATTTCAAACGGCGACTTCAGCATTTTCGTCACGAAGCCGCTGTCGCTCGTATTCATCATTGCAGCTGCTGCGTGGCTGTTAATTCCGTTATTGTTGAAAATGAAAGGCCGTGCGGTCATTGTGGAAGAAGAAGGTTAA
- a CDS encoding ornithine cyclodeaminase family protein encodes MLIINEREIQTTYGMKEAMHDVEQILRAKAEDNIANPHRTVIEFPQHSASVLYMPSADLVNEMATIKTVTIFPDNPAIGKPTTQGVILVTDAKNGEHLAMMNASYLTRLRTGALSGLATDRLARKDSTVLTVIGTGAMAFEQVLGVLAVRPISKMLLVNPTTAKAERFKEKLLAFGVHENIQIEITENVSEAVRQADIICCSTRSNTPVFDGNDVKPGTHVNGVGSYLPHMREMDFTFIQRCSKIVTDDETGVKEEAGELIHANEQPDWSFDDLHGELMDVIVGTVAGRTAENEITFFKSVGAAYFDLAVAQGVYRKALEAGIGIKVEV; translated from the coding sequence ATGTTAATCATCAATGAAAGAGAAATTCAAACAACTTATGGGATGAAAGAGGCGATGCATGACGTCGAACAGATTTTGCGCGCAAAAGCGGAAGACAATATCGCCAATCCTCATCGTACCGTCATCGAGTTTCCGCAACATAGCGCGTCCGTGCTCTATATGCCGAGCGCTGATTTGGTGAATGAAATGGCTACCATCAAGACGGTGACAATCTTCCCGGACAATCCGGCTATAGGGAAACCGACAACACAAGGTGTCATTCTCGTAACGGATGCGAAGAACGGCGAACATCTAGCGATGATGAACGCCTCTTATTTGACAAGGCTACGGACGGGAGCGCTTAGCGGACTTGCAACCGACCGTCTTGCACGGAAAGATTCCACTGTACTGACCGTTATCGGAACCGGAGCTATGGCATTTGAACAAGTACTCGGCGTTTTGGCAGTCCGCCCGATCTCCAAAATGCTGCTCGTCAACCCGACGACAGCCAAGGCGGAGCGTTTCAAAGAGAAGTTGCTCGCTTTCGGCGTACATGAAAATATCCAGATTGAAATTACTGAAAATGTATCGGAAGCGGTTAGACAAGCGGATATCATCTGTTGCAGCACCCGTTCGAATACGCCGGTATTTGATGGAAATGATGTAAAGCCCGGCACTCATGTCAATGGTGTCGGTTCCTACTTGCCCCATATGCGTGAAATGGATTTCACCTTCATTCAAAGGTGCAGCAAAATCGTCACCGACGATGAAACGGGCGTCAAAGAGGAAGCCGGCGAACTGATCCACGCCAACGAGCAGCCCGATTGGTCGTTTGACGACTTACATGGCGAGCTGATGGACGTAATCGTTGGAACGGTCGCTGGCAGAACGGCTGAGAATGAAATTACATTCTTCAAATCCGTCGGCGCCGCCTACTTCGATCTTGCAGTTGCGCAAGGAGTTTACCGGAAAGCGTTGGAGGCGGGAATCGGGATTAAAGTGGAAGTGTAA
- a CDS encoding MFS transporter — protein MEKKQLNRVLIASLVGSSIEWFDYFLYGTVAALVFNQVFFVNEDPTVGLLLAYASFALAFFIRPFGGIIFSHIGDRIGRKKTLVLTLSLMGIATFGMGLLPTYQAIGIWAPILLITLRLVQGLGIGGEWGGALLLAVEYAPPEKRGLFGSVPQMGITIGMMLGTFALSIMTMLPEGSFMTWGWRVPFILSALLVVFGLWIRKGIDETPSFKEVQERGEIPKIPLVTTFKTHWREVLIAIGAKVVETAPFYIFSTFVVSYATSYLDFSRTATLNAVMAATFVTTILIPIMGNLSDKVGRKPLYVWGSIAMILFAFPYFWMIKQGSVAMLVIATIIGLGIIWAPITAVLGTMFSEIFSAEVRYTGISLGYQIGAAVAGGTAPLVATALLAKFNNSYVPVALYIIFTAVVSLLAIWAVKDRKNEALDQ, from the coding sequence GTGGAGAAGAAGCAATTAAACAGGGTGCTGATTGCGAGCCTCGTCGGAAGCTCGATCGAGTGGTTCGACTACTTCCTGTACGGAACGGTCGCTGCGCTCGTATTCAACCAAGTCTTTTTTGTCAATGAAGACCCGACAGTCGGCCTTTTACTGGCGTATGCCTCATTCGCGCTCGCCTTTTTCATACGGCCGTTCGGCGGCATCATTTTCAGTCATATCGGCGACCGGATCGGAAGGAAGAAAACGCTCGTATTGACATTAAGCTTAATGGGGATTGCAACATTTGGAATGGGATTATTGCCGACCTACCAGGCAATCGGCATTTGGGCGCCGATCCTGTTGATTACCTTGAGGCTTGTTCAAGGATTGGGAATCGGAGGGGAATGGGGCGGAGCACTCTTGCTCGCAGTCGAATATGCGCCACCTGAAAAGCGTGGCCTATTCGGATCCGTCCCACAAATGGGGATTACAATTGGAATGATGCTCGGAACGTTCGCACTGTCAATTATGACGATGCTTCCCGAAGGTTCGTTCATGACATGGGGGTGGCGCGTGCCATTCATCTTAAGTGCATTGCTCGTCGTATTCGGATTGTGGATCCGTAAAGGGATCGACGAAACGCCGTCATTCAAAGAGGTGCAGGAACGTGGAGAGATTCCGAAAATCCCTCTTGTCACAACGTTCAAAACGCATTGGCGTGAAGTTCTCATCGCTATCGGAGCGAAAGTTGTGGAGACGGCGCCATTCTACATTTTCAGCACATTCGTTGTCTCTTATGCGACAAGCTATCTCGACTTTTCAAGGACAGCGACGTTAAATGCAGTCATGGCCGCTACATTCGTTACGACAATTTTGATTCCGATTATGGGGAATCTATCAGACAAAGTCGGACGCAAACCGCTTTATGTATGGGGGTCGATTGCGATGATCCTATTCGCATTCCCATACTTCTGGATGATCAAACAAGGATCTGTCGCAATGCTTGTCATCGCTACAATTATCGGACTCGGCATTATTTGGGCGCCGATTACCGCGGTGCTCGGAACGATGTTCTCTGAGATTTTCTCGGCGGAAGTCCGCTACACAGGCATTTCGCTCGGCTATCAGATCGGAGCGGCGGTTGCCGGTGGGACAGCACCACTTGTCGCTACTGCCCTGCTCGCTAAATTCAATAATTCATATGTACCGGTTGCGCTTTATATCATTTTCACCGCGGTCGTTTCCCTCCTCGCCATCTGGGCAGTGAAAGACCGAAAGAACGAAGCGCTCGATCAATAA
- a CDS encoding helix-turn-helix domain-containing protein gives MSTNHLGVKIRRIRSERGMTLKALADRTGFSISFLSQLERGKSSATLESLKKISIAFGVNPSYFFEEEDTESDQSLIIDQRMDAHHIYYKDLGTMVTNRDFAPLFVVLKPGQTEGNLITHKGQEFLYVIEGTLTVRLENELYELGPTESFMLDSTRPHYWYNYTDSDVKILCVSSEVKGS, from the coding sequence GTGAGCACAAATCATTTAGGGGTAAAGATTAGAAGAATCAGGTCGGAGCGTGGCATGACGCTGAAAGCTCTTGCCGATCGAACGGGCTTTTCCATCAGCTTCCTGTCCCAACTGGAGAGAGGAAAGTCGTCTGCCACATTGGAATCGTTGAAAAAGATTTCAATAGCGTTTGGCGTGAACCCGAGTTATTTTTTCGAGGAGGAGGATACGGAAAGCGATCAATCCCTTATTATCGATCAGCGGATGGATGCCCATCATATTTATTATAAGGATTTAGGGACGATGGTAACGAACCGCGATTTCGCTCCGCTTTTCGTCGTATTGAAGCCGGGCCAGACGGAAGGCAATCTCATTACGCACAAAGGGCAGGAATTTCTTTACGTCATTGAAGGGACTCTCACCGTCCGCCTTGAAAACGAGCTGTACGAACTAGGTCCGACCGAATCGTTCATGCTCGACTCCACCCGTCCGCATTATTGGTATAACTACACGGATAGCGACGTGAAAATCCTTTGCGTGTCGTCGGAAGTGAAAGGGAGCTAA
- a CDS encoding metallophosphoesterase gives MATLIIFLALSYFIYIGNKNTRSVVMNQIDIKCKYDSKVKNNKPLRILHISDLHLENISISPEQLYEKVKTQPIDLIALTGDFLDRKRTIPKLLPYLQVFKKLNPSFGSYAVLGNHDYVLRKNDLKQLTDMLVQNDVKLLQNENDLIDIGGVPLNIIGIDDFSTNRSDLMESYDGVKEGYNLVLTHDPNVVLSMHNYHFDYLLSGHFHGGQIHWPKPYHLVKMGKLVKMNMVKGLHSYKEKQFYISEGLGQTGVNIRIGSRPEITIHNVHLPHAIAG, from the coding sequence ATTGCTACTCTAATAATATTTCTAGCGCTCAGCTACTTCATATATATAGGTAACAAGAATACACGCTCCGTTGTCATGAACCAGATCGACATAAAGTGTAAGTATGATTCGAAAGTGAAGAACAATAAACCTCTTCGGATCTTGCATATTTCCGATTTGCATCTTGAAAATATATCAATATCCCCAGAGCAACTGTATGAAAAGGTCAAAACGCAGCCAATTGATTTAATCGCTTTGACTGGCGATTTCCTTGATAGAAAGCGTACCATTCCGAAGCTCTTGCCGTATTTGCAAGTTTTTAAGAAACTAAATCCTTCCTTCGGCAGTTACGCTGTGCTTGGCAATCACGATTATGTTTTGCGGAAAAATGACTTAAAGCAATTAACGGACATGTTAGTTCAAAATGATGTAAAACTGTTGCAAAATGAAAACGACTTGATTGACATAGGCGGAGTTCCATTAAATATTATTGGGATTGACGATTTCAGTACAAATCGAAGTGATTTGATGGAATCCTATGATGGTGTGAAAGAAGGGTATAATCTCGTGCTGACACATGATCCGAATGTTGTTTTATCTATGCATAACTATCATTTCGATTATTTGCTCTCAGGGCATTTTCATGGTGGCCAAATTCATTGGCCGAAGCCGTATCATCTTGTGAAAATGGGCAAGTTGGTCAAAATGAATATGGTAAAAGGTTTGCACAGCTACAAAGAGAAACAATTTTATATAAGTGAGGGGCTTGGACAAACCGGAGTGAATATTAGGATTGGCAGCCGCCCTGAAATTACCATTCACAACGTTCATTTACCTCACGCAATAGCCGGGTAA